The Schizosaccharomyces pombe strain 972h- genome assembly, chromosome: I genome contains a region encoding:
- the tup11 gene encoding transcriptional corepressor Tup11 gives MASVEDATKVQEMLDALKAEYNALAHHSFASKARGNDYESSMIQSQIQEIEAFRKTVDDMYEKQKSIRETYEKDINKLKRELEELGVEANTASYRNRGERSELAASNNQVTHIDQEHPSQTKSTSQPPSNHLPAFQQIPPIHQSAYPQNNVAEVLMPPIPPSVEASSGQNFNQGIASQNPAISTSNLPSTTPLYIPPVNYGANQVSQQPNPQLPGVSNYYNPSATSKPAVNVQPPRIPTKATPSAEPSMTASANAGSISQAGPDGEYQGREQIAPVSDTEAARKTTSQSWYVTYNPACKRVFNINLVHTLEHPSVVCCVKFSNNGKYLATGCNQAANVFDVQTGKKLFTLHEESPDPSRDLYVRTIAFSPDGKYLVTGTEDRQIKLWDLSTQKVRYVFSGHEQDIYSLDFSHNGRFIVSGSGDRTARLWDVETGQCILKLEIENGVTAIAISPNDQFIAVGSLDQIIRVWSVSGTLVERLEGHKESVYSIAFSPDSSILLSGSLDKTIKVWELQATRSVGLSAIKPEGICKATYTGHTDFVLSVAVSPDSRWGLSGSKDRSMQFWDLQTGQSYLTCQGHKNSVISVCFSPDGRQFASGSGDLRARIWSIDPASP, from the exons atggcgTCAGTGGAGGATGCCACGAAAGTTCAAGAAATGCTGGATGCGTTGAAGGCTGAATACAATGCTTTGGCTCATCATAGCTTCGCGTCCAAGGCGCGCGGAAACGACTATGAATCTTCTA TGATACAATCTCAAAttcaagaaattgaagcgTTCCGAAAAACCGTGGATGATATGtatgaaaaacaaaaatctaTTAGAGAAAC GTACGAAAAAGATATCAACAAGTTGAAGCGAGAGCTTGAAGAATTAGGTGTCGAAGCGAATACCGCAAGTTATAGAAATCGTGGAGAAAGATCTGAACTTGCCGCTTCTAATAATCAAGTTACCCATATTGATCAGGAACATCCCTCTCAAACCAAATCTACTTCTCAGCCTCCAAGTAACCATCTACCTGCCTTTCAGCAAATCCCTCCAATTCACCAATCAGCTTATCCTCAAAATAATGTTGCTGAAGTATTGATGCCTCCAATTCCTCCTTCAGTAGAGGCTTCTAGCGGgcaaaattttaatcaGGGAATTGCTTCTCAAAATCCCGCGATATCTACATCCAATTTACCTAGTACTACACCTTTATATATCCCTCCTGTTAATTACGGAGCAAATCAGGTTTCTCAACAACCAAATCCTCAATTGCCTGGTGTTTCCAATTATTATAATCCAAGTGCTACTTCAAAACCTGCTGTGAATGTCCAGCCACCGCGTATTCCTACCAAAGCAACTCCTTCGGCTGAACCTTCTATGACTGCTTCTGCGAATGCTGGTTCTATATCCCAAGCGGGTCCTGATGGAGAATATCAGGGAAGAGAACAGATTGCTCCAGTTTCAGATACAGAAGCTGCTAGAAAGACAACTTCTCAGAGTTGGTACGTCACTTATAACCCAGCATGCAAAAGggtttttaatattaatcTCGTGCACACACTAGAGCATCCCAGTGTTGTTTGCTGCGTTAAGTTTAGTAACAATGGCAAGTATTTAGCAACTGGCTGTAACCAGGCCGCTAATGTCTTTGATGTTCAGACTGgcaaaaaactttttactttGCATGAAGAATCACCTGATCCTTCCCGTGATTTGTATGTGAGAACCATTGCTTTCAGCCCTGATGGTAAGTATTTAGTCACGGGAACAGAAGATCGTCAAATAAAACTCTGGGATCTCTCAACTCAAAAAGTTCGTTACGTATTTTCAGGTCATGAACAAGATATCTATTCCTTAGATTTTAGCCATAATGGGCGATTCATCGTCTCTGGTAGTGGCGATCGAACTGCACGACTCTGGGATGTGGAGACAGGTCAATGTATTTTAAAGTTAGAAATTGAGAATGGTGTGACGGCAATAGCCATCTCTCCAAATGATCAATTCATTGCAGTTGGTAGTCTAGATCAGATAATTCGAGTATGGTCTGTGTCGGGTACTTTGGTTGAACGATTGGAAGGTCATAAGGAGAGTGTTTATTCTATTGCCTTTTCGCCCGACAGCAGCATTCTTCTTAGTGGAAGTCTTGATAAGACTATCAAAGTCTGGGAATTACAAGCAACTCGTTCAGTTGGCCTTTCAGCTATTAAGCCTGAAGGTATTTGCAAAGCCACCTATACAGGACATACTGATTTTGTTCTTTCAGTAGCTGTTTCACCCGACAGCCGTTGGGGATTAAGCGGATCGAAGGATAGAAGTATGCAATTCTGGGATTTGCAAACAGGCCAATCTTATCTCACTTGTCAAGGACACAAGAATTCAGTTATTTCCGTATGCTTTAGCCCAGATGGTAGGCAATTTGCTTCGGGAAGTGGTGATTTACGTGCTCGCATATGGTCAATTGACCCTGCATCTCCTTGA
- a CDS encoding serine O-acetyltransferase activity, with amino-acid sequence MTRTRVQKMIPKTIEYQKMISGQPYKAYDEELTQARCNAKKLMRRFNDTMGDLENVGPAELIKRRAELLAEVFVFDESSAPEIEPPMAFDYGFNVHFGKKFFANYNCTFLDVAIITIGNNVMLGPNVQLCTATHPLDFKARNSGIEFGLPINIQDNVWIGMGVIVLPGVTIGEGSVIGAGAVVTKDIPPNTLAVGSPAKPIRKIENE; translated from the exons ATGACTCGTACTCGTgtacaaaaaatgatacCGAAAACCATTgaataccaaaaaatgatatctGGTCAACC GTACAAGGCTTACGACGAGGAGTTGACTCAAGCGAGATGTAAtgctaaaaaattaatgcGAAGGTTTAATGACACTATGGGagatttggaaaatgtAGGCCCAGCAGAATTGATTAAAAGACGAGCTGAACTGTTGGCTGAAGTTTTTGTATTTGACGAATCTTCAGCACCAGAGATTGAGCCACCTATGGCTTTTGATTACGGATTTAACGTtcattttggaaaaaaattctttgcAAATTATAATTGTACATTTCTAGATGTTGCCATAATTACTATTGGTAATAATGTAATGCTAGGCCCCAAT GTTCAACTATGTACAGCAACACATCCCTTGGATTTTAAAGCAAGGAACTCCGGAATTGAATTTGGTTTACCAATTAAC ATTCAGGACAATGTTTGGATTGGTATGGGAGTTATAGTTCTCCCAGGTGTTACTATCGGGGAAGGCAGTGTAATTGGAGCGGGTGCTGTTGTTACAAAAGACATCCCACCTAATACGTTGGCTGTAGGATCACCTGCCAAACCTATTcgtaaaattgaaaacgaGTGA
- the pat10 gene encoding protein pat10, whose protein sequence is MAPAELKRPDLIVPYKARVKANEEVGLSLVSTATCMAALFLRFKLIAWVAFILTFSNLLNANTSPSSSPTSMAFMGIAALVSTYLPQFLNTPNKT, encoded by the exons atGGCGCCTGCAGAACTTAAACGACCTGATTTAATCGTTCCCTACAAAGCTAGAGTCAAAGCAAATGAAGAAG TTGGCTTGAGTTTGGTAAGCACAGCCACGTGTATGGCTGCTTTATTTCTTCGTTTCAA ATTAATTGCATGGGTTGCTTTTATCCTaaccttttcaaatttactGAACGCAAATACGTCTCCCAGCTCATCTCCGACTTCAATGGCTTT TATGGGTATCGCGGCTCTTGTGTCAACATATTTACCG caatttttaaatactcCAAACAAAACTTAG
- the rhp6 gene encoding ubiquitin-conjugating enzyme E2 2, whose translation MSTTARRRLMRDFKRMQQDPPAGVSASPVSDNVMLWNAVIIGPADTPFEDGTFKLVLSFDEQYPNKPPLVKFVSTMFHPNVYANGELCLDILQNRWSPTYDVAAILTSIQSLLNDPNNASPANAEAAQLHRENKKEYVRRVRKTVEDSWES comes from the exons ATGTCAACGACCGCAAGAAGACGTCTCATGCGAGATTTTAAG AGGATGCAGCAAGATCCTCCTGCTGGAGTTTCAGCTTCCCCTGTCTCTGACAATGTAATGCTTTG GAATGCTGTTATCATTGGCCCAGCAGACACTCCATTTGAAGATGGAACTTTTAAGTTggttctttcttttgatgaACAATATCCTAATAAACCTCCTCTTGTAAAATTCGTCTCCACAATG TTCCATCCAAATGTGTACGCAAATGGCGAACTTTGCTTGGACATTCTGCAAAACAGGTGGTCTCCAACTTACGATGTGGCAGCAATTCTTACCTCTATTCAAAG CTTACTTAATGATCCAAATAATGCGTCCCCTGCAAATGCCGAAGCTGCTCAGCTGCATCGTGAAAACAAGAAGGAGTATGTGCGTCGAGTACGAAAAACTGTAGAAGACTCCTGGGAAAGTTGA
- the lcp5 gene encoding U3 snoRNP-associated protein Lcp5, translating to MDVLNKSIQTALEALPKTSSSSSDGVSLVSLKCQLLLSYVQKLAFLMLVKLDDESFLQHQDVVEKLVQLRIEIEKIRPLENRIQYSVDKLLRAAGRKEEIGSIKEPENNGNDKDSQDSLKLHYKPNLSEFADDSDGPASENNVVKEDDKSSISSEDEEEELRSAKDGIYRPPRIRAVTMDSEKRTRHRPNHLVDEFVSSDMSSVPQSMPSVGSNLEKRGRVIHADERELQKMRERIEYEESNYTRLPKLSKKDLKKSKRVKKHDYGGEDWSLLDRKFHDDDFSNRKLDLTSRAKRRANFEDVNDGSLASPVQIGQSYRKRKKNLKRR from the coding sequence ATGGATGTATTAAATAAGAGCATCCAAACTGCTCTTGAAGCTTTGCCTAAAACTTCATCATCCTCAAGCGATGGGGTATCCTTAGTATCTTTGAAGTGTCAATTGCTTTTATCTTATGTACAAAAATTAGCTTTTCTAATGCTTGTGAAATTGGACGATGAAAGTTTTTTACAACACCAAGATGTCGTTGAGAAACTTGTTCAGTTACGCATAGAGATTGAGAAAATTCGACCTTTGGAAAACCGCATCCAGTATTCTGTAGATAAGTTGTTGAGAGCTGCTGGTCGAAAAGAGGAAATAGGGTCTATTAAGGAACCAGAAAACAATGGAAATGACAAAGATTCTCAGGATTCCCTGAAACTTCATTACAAACCAAATTTAAGCGAATTTGCCGATGATAGTGATGGGCCAGCTAGTGAAAATAATGTTGTAAAAGAGGATGACAAAAGCTCTATATCttctgaagatgaagaagaggaacTGAGATCCGCTAAAGATGGAATTTATCGCCCTCCTCGTATTCGTGCAGTTACAATGGATTCCGAAAAGCGTACAAGGCATCGTCCTAATCATTTAGTGGATGAGTTTGTCTCATCTGATATGTCATCTGTTCCTCAAAGTATGCCGAGTGTAGGTTCAAATCTTGAGAAACGTGGACGTGTCATTCATGCTGATGAACGagaattgcaaaaaatgcGTGAGAGGATAGAGTATGAGGAAAGTAATTATACTCGCCTTCCTAAATTATCGAAGaaagatttaaagaaatcTAAACGTGTAAAGAAACACGATTATGGTGGTGAAGACTGGTCATTGCTTGATCGCAAATTCCATGACGATGACTTTTCAAATCGTAAATTAGACCTGACTTCTAGAGCTAAGAGACGTGCTAATTTTGAAGACGTTAACGATGGCTCATTAGCTTCACCTGTTCAAATTGGCCAGTCATATcgtaaaagaaagaagaatttgaaaCGTCGTTAA
- the gpi18 gene encoding dolichyl-phosphate-mannose--glycolipid alpha-mannosyltransferase PIGV, whose product MYYIGHPSYYRKHIEHVCFQHSGILKKRNYQKNQKKYIMKLNESAMKNAEKKSNSYLAIRMTRSGYNYFKGICVCTFLLSTILYLGIAVIMSHLCVFDDTAMLYLRQNRSRLAESNIFRTLFISWIRWDAIYFVDMAVNGSLFEQEWAFSSLWPKIISFLAFRSKDVVLLGIVSCFASIFFHAIACYALYLLTKSIFSNQKMTAYTVIFYCFSPSGIYMSVGYTESLFAAFSFLGLLLFIKKQQYPAAFLWSLATLIRSNGIFWCIFFGMPAIGTLKISLERLQLTFMQVSQLVGYGTKCLIILVPFFYNQYLGFKLFCPGVAWCNKSLPLIYPAVQEKYWNVGFLRYWTLNNIPNFLFALLSIIPILFALFYSISGSTLHSFRSIKSHLVLSALYLYIGCFHMHTQVLNRMSSALPLLYWSMAHATLYAKSRNLKAFGHCILFVWIVYTVIQAGLYGSFLPPA is encoded by the exons ATGTATTATATTGGACATCCTAGTTATTATCGAAAACATATTGAACATGTATGTTT TCAACATTCTGGGATACTcaagaaaaggaattacCAAAAGAACCAGAAGAAATAcataatgaaattaaacGAATCCGCGATGAAAAAcgcagaaaaaaaatcgaacAGTTACTTAGCGATAAGGATGACTAGGTCGGGATATAACTACTTTAAAGGTATCTGTGTTTGCAcctttttgctttctaCGATTCTTTATCTTGGCATTGCAGTAATAATGTCACACTTGTGTGTTTTTGATGATACTGCAATGTTATATCTACGACAAAATCGATCACGTTTAGCTGAATCAAATATATTTAGAACCCTGTTCATATCTTGGATTCGATGGGATGCTATCTATTTTGTTGATATGGCTGTCAATGGTTCTCTATTTGAACAAGAATGGGCTTTTTCTAGCTTATGgccaaaaattatttcttttcttgcTTTTCGAAGCAAGGATGTTGTGCTTTTAGGCATAGTTTCTTGTTTTGCttctatattttttcatgcAATTGCTTGCTATGCCCTTTACCTATTAACGAAGTCCATTTTctcaaatcaaaaaatgacCGCTTATACAgtgatattttattgtttctCTCCTTCTGGAATATATATGTCCGTGGGTTACACAGAATCACTCTTTGCTGCTTTCAGTTTCTTGGGGCTGCTTTTGTTCATAAAGAAGCAACAATATCCCGCAGCATTTTTGTGGTCTCTTGCAACCTTAATTCGTAGCAATGGAATATTTTGGTGCATATTCTTTGGAATGCCAGCTATTGGGACCTTAAAAATAAGCTTAGAACGATTACAACTTACATTTATGCAAGTTTCCCAGCTAGTTGGTTATGGAACAAAATGCTTAATTATACTTGTTCCCTTTTTCTACAACCAGTATCTTGgattcaaattattttgcCCCGGAGTAGCTTGGTGTAATAAATCATTACCTCTTATTTATCCAGCGGTCCAAGAGAAGTACTGGAACGTTGGATTTTTGCGTTACTGGACCCTTAACAATATCccaaactttttatttgctttactCTCTATAATACCCATCTTATTTGCATtgttttattcaatttctgGATCCACTTTACACAGTTTCCGATCCATCAAATCGCATCTTGTCCTGAGTGCCTTATATCTCTATATAGGCTGTTTCCACATGCACACTCAAGTTTTAAACAGAATGTCTTCAGCTCTTCCACTTCTCTACTGGTCAATGGCTCATGCAACCTTGTATGCAAAATCCAGAAACTTAAAAGCTTTTGGCCATTGCATCTTGTTTGTATGGATAGTTTACACTGTCATACAGGCAGGTCTCTATGGATCTTTTCTACCACCTGCTTAA
- the ncs1 gene encoding calcium-binding protein, whose translation MGKSQSKLSQDQLQDLVRSTRFDKKELQQWYKGFFKDCPSGHLNKSEFQKIYKQFFPFGDPSAFAEYVFNVFDADKNGYIDFKEFICALSVTSRGELNDKLIWAFQLYDLDNNGLISYDEMLRIVDAIYKMVGSMVKLPEDEDTPEKRVNKIFNMMDKNKDGQLTLEEFCEGSKRDPTIVSALSLYDGLV comes from the exons ATGGGAAAATCACAATCAAAATTGTCTCAAGATCAACTCCAAGACTTAGTTCGTTCTACAAGGT TTgataaaaaggaattgCAACAATGGTATAAAG GGTTTTTTAAAGACTGCCCTTCTGGCCATTTGAATAAGTCTGAATTTCAGAAAATCtataaacaatttttccCATTCGGTGATCCGAGTGCTTTCGCTGAATATgtatttaatgtttttgatGCTGACAAAAATGGATACattgattttaaagaattcatTTGTGCTTTAAGTGTGACTTCGAGAGGTGAACTGAATGATAAACTTATATGGGCATTTCAATTATACGATCTTGATAATAATGGATTGATTTCTTACGACGAAATGCTACGAATTGTTGATGCTATCTACAAAATGGTTGGTAGCATGGTCAAGTTACCGGAGGATGAAGATACTCCTGAAAAG cgCGTCAACAAGATTTTCAATATGATggataaaaacaaagatgGGCAACTGACACTTGAGGAATTCTGCGAAGGGTCCAAACGTGATCCGACTATCGTGTCAGCCCTTTCTTTATACGATGGATTGGTTTAG
- a CDS encoding N-acetyltransferase produces MDTYMEEREAGRLEIYSVKRNVLNMFSIVIVSATYSISLDSTVLYPAVYHAIVNQPMLGARIHNCHSKIPIVKKLKTIDLDKVVKYADDQKVDSFCNNALQNFKLCYDDETLPLWMVYVLNDKSELVFIYDHSLFDGGSGPLFHKYVLEGLQMSKTNFSSSTVPVSELPLPKNLEKLIDVHPSWFCLMKALWTNSGLPFSKGFRSPSYKGHAPVRPFSSHTIFFSISNAVVKNIKQLSKNIDASFTSIFYSVFMLSIYYAIAKNGKVNLDMLIDVNARRFLPVAKQTMGNYVFSYVHHLNGFQPSQRQEDYKHTMVDLATEFSHRLKAALSNPREMSQQIGLLSYIDIEDYLLKSCEKTRGNTAEISNLGYFSFPADSSVKIKNMAFAQPCSSLSAPFVLNVITVADGPCSFSLSIFDDGNTEQTHELAIKIRDKFLSILEKVSMNS; encoded by the exons ATGGATACCTACATGGAAGAAAGAGAAGCAG GACGGTTGGAAATTTATTCCGTCAAGAGGAATGTCTTAAATATGTTTTCTATAGTAATTGTTTCTGCAACTTACTCTATTTCGCTCGATTCGACAGTTTTATATCCAGCAGTATATCATGCAATTGTCAATCAACCGATGCTAGGTGCTAGGATCCACAATTGTCATAGCAAAATTCCCATTGTAAAGAAGTTGAAAACAATAGACCTTGATAAGGTCGTTAAATATGCTGATGATCAGAAAGTTGATAGCTTCTGCAATAACgctcttcaaaattttaagctATGTTATGACGATGAGACACTTCCTCTTTGGATGGTCTATGTACTAAATGATAAGTCCGAATTAGTTTTTATATATGATCACTCCCTTTTCGACGGAGGAAGTGGCCCTTTGTTTCATAAATATGTTTTGGAAGGATTACAAATGtccaaaacaaatttttcatcttcaacCGTGCCAGTATCAGAATTACCACTTCCTAAAAATCTTGAAAAACTAATAGATGTTCATCCTTCATGGTTTTGTCTAATGAAAGCACTATGGACAAACTCTGGACTTCCGTTCTCTAAGGGCTTTCGGTCTCCTTCTTATAAAGGTCATGCTCCAGTGCGTCCATTTTCATCGCATAcaatattcttttcaatttctaaTGCTGTTGTTAAAAACATCAAGCAACTCTCAAAAAACATAGACGCTTCTTTCActtcgattttttattctgtCTTTATGCTCAGTATATATTATGCTATTGCTAAAAATGGTAAAGTTAACCTAGATATGCTCATTGATGTGAATGCGCGCCGTTTTTTGCCCGTAGCCAAGCAAACCATGGGAAACTATGTGTTTTCTTACGTTCATCATCTAAACGGTTTTCAGCCAAGTCAGCGTCAGGAGGACTATAAACATACCATGGTAGATTTAGCAACTGAGTTTTCGCATCGATTAAAAGCAGCGCTTAGCAATCCTAGGGAGATGTCTCAACAAATTGGATTGCTAAGTTATATTGATATTGAAGACTACCTTTTAAAATCTTGTGAAAAAACTAGAGGAAATACGGCTGAAATATCTAATTTGGGGTATTTTAGCTTTCCCGCCGATTCGTCGGTAAAAATCAAGAATATGGCATTTGCACAACCTTGTTCCAGTCTTTCTGCACCTTTTGTACTAAATGTTATAACAGTAGCAGATGGTCCATGTTCGTTTTCCCTCTCTATTTTTGATGATGGGAACACCGAACAAACTCATGAGCTGGCTATAAAAATAAGGGATAAGTTTCTAAGTATTCTCGAAAAGGTTTCTATGAATTCATAG
- the pus9 gene encoding tRNA pseudouridylate synthase: protein MLKRPKRDPLKDCEYVFKGDGLRRVPPYYYEYITFAKLRWYGKTLLEVFNTEFRDRESGYYEKAIRNGQVKVNNQIGNVDTLIENGYIVSHHAHRHEPPVSDQPVGIVHEDESYVVIDKPAGVPVHPTGRYNHNTVLHILMKENKCSLLYPCNRLDRLTSGLMFFSKSPKAAEEMRVHMISKSLKKEYVARVIGEFPNSGEVICDAPLLTVAPTLGLNRIHPDGKEASTVFKRIAFDGHTSLVLCKPLTGRTHQLRVHLQYLGYPIANDPIYANKRVWGPSLGKNGEGSNESVIMRLSEIGKTETASPLLQYEWYTNETEAEAKARRDKRLGELLTGKHCSECGTPLYSDPSPEELGIWLHALKYESKDWSYKTQLPKWALDVCCRDPNALPIE, encoded by the coding sequence ATGTTAAAAAGACCTAAAAGAGATCCTTTGAAAGATTGTGAATACGTTTTTAAAGGCGACGGGCTACGGCGAGTCCCTCCCTACTATTATGAATACATTACCTTCGCGAAGCTGAGGTGGTACGGTAAAACTCTTTTAGAGGTTTTCAATACCGAATTTAGGGACAGGGAATCTGGTTATTATGAAAAGGCAATACGCAATGGTCAAGTTAAGGTAAACAATCAGATTGGTAACGTTGACACATTGATTGAAAATGGATACATAGTTTCCCATCATGCGCATCGTCATGAACCACCAGTTTCTGACCAACCAGTAGGCATAGTCCATGAAGATGAATCTTATGTTGTTATTGACAAACCTGCTGGTGTTCCAGTGCATCCTACAGGTCGCTATAATCACAATACTGTTTTACatattttgatgaaagaaaacaaatgttCTCTGTTATATCCTTGCAATAGATTAGACAGATTAACTTCTGGTCTGATGTTCTTTAGTAAGAGTCCTAAAGCCGCTGAAGAAATGCGCGTCCATATGATTAGCAAAAGCctgaaaaaagaatatgttGCTAGAGTAATAGGAGAGTTCCCCAATTCTGGTGAAGTAATTTGCGATGCTCCGTTACTTACTGTTGCACCTACTTTAGGTTTAAATAGGATCCATCCGGATGGAAAGGAGGCCAGCACcgttttcaaaagaattgCGTTTGATGGACACACATCCCTCGTGCTTTGTAAACCACTGACCGGAAGGACTCACCAATTACGGGTTCATCTACAGTATCTTGGTTATCCTATTGCTAATGATCCTATATACGCGAATAAAAGGGTATGGGGTCCTTCTTTAGGGAAGAATGGAGAAGGCAGCAATGAATCTGTAATTATGCGACTTTCCGAAATCGGTAAAACTGAAACTGCTTCTCCACTCTTGCAATATGAGTGGTATACAAATGAAACAGAGGCAGAGGCCAAGGCCCGTAGAGACAAACGCCTCGGGGAGCTATTAACTGGTAAACACTGTTCCGAGTGCGGTACTCCACTTTATAGTGATCCATCCCCAGAGGAATTAGGAATCTGGTTACATGCTTTAAAATATGAGAGCAAAGATTGGTCTTATAAGACACAGCTTCCAAAATGGGCTCTTGACGTTTGCTGCCGAGATCCTAATGCGCTGCCTATAGaataa
- a CDS encoding XP-G family Fen1-like nuclease: MGVHGLLPIIRKVASEGIRWLQPEFFSKYYPVLAVDGNLLLYRFFRSPNTPLHTNYQHVLWALKLSRYCRKLKTSPIVVFDNLKPNDFKAEEHEKRSLISSQIVNQRQVVQEQMYFLCNLKNCLIDNNFPTGNFYYEIGPLLSQIGKLLFDLRSLNERDNPFHAQNNAENLENATFVRLIVDKLNDREKTLMIQEKKNHLIHSLRQLLAFSEINDFPSEIRSYLEFILSNLDLECLTLCLKIIKGILTLDELQKAIKLKQTELDKLERRLYRPSPQNIFEIFEILKILGIPASFSPIGVEAEAFASAISQNNLAYAVATQDTDVLLLGSSMISNFLDLNDNFHLPLQIMDPRKIAQELNLTFDGFQDYCLMCGTDFTSRIPKIGPVRALKLIRYYGNAFDVLKALNVEEKYIIPTDYIKKFLTAKKLFTDLPSNNELFSFIHNIPKEFLHLSDSTYLDLEKQVLRIFNVQIEELDAKTPWYYHYELEKDVKSTYEY; the protein is encoded by the coding sequence ATGGGCGTTCATGGTTTGCTACCTATCATTAGAAAGGTCGCGTCTGAGGGTATAAGATGGCTTCAAccagaatttttttctaaatattaTCCTGTTCTAGCAGTAGATGGAAATCTTTTATTATACAGATTTTTTCGGTCTCCAAATACGCCATTGCACACCAATTATCAACATGTTTTATGGGCCTTAAAACTATCAAGGTATTGTCGCAAACTAAAAACTTCGCCAATTGTGGTATTTGACAACCTAAAACCTAATGATTTCAAAGCAGAGGAACACGAGAAACGATCTTTGATAAGTTCTCAAATAGTCAATCAGCGACAAGTTGTTCAGGAACagatgtattttttatgcaatttaaaaaattgtttaataGATAATAATTTTCCGACTGGTAACTTTTACTACGAGATCGGTCCATTATTATCTCAAATTGGAAAGTTGTTATTTGATTTGCGTTCTCTAAATGAACGTGATAATCCTTTTCATGCACAAAATAATGCCGAAAATCTAGAGAATGCAACTTTTGTAAGGTTAATCGTTGACAAATTAAATGACAGGGAAAAAACTTTGATGATccaagaaaagaaaaatcatctCATACATTCTTTACGACAACTACTTGCGTTTTCAGAAATCAATGACTTCCCATCTGAGATACGATCTTACCTCGAATTTATCTTGTCTAATTTGGATCTGGAATGCTTGACTTTATGTCTTAAAATCATAAAGGGTATTCTTACCTTAGACGAACttcaaaaagcaataaaattgaaacaaacTGAATTAgataaattagaaagaaGGCTATATCGTCCTTCTCCTcaaaacatttttgaaatttttgaaatattaaaaatattaggGATACCTGCTTCATTCTCTCCTATCGGAGTAGAAGCTGAAGCATTTGCCTCAGCTATTTCTCAAAACAACCTGGCATATGCAGTTGCTACTCAAGATACTGATGTCTTACTGTTGGGTTCTTCAATGATATCTAACTTTCTTGACTTAAATGATAATTTTCATCTACCGTTGCAAATTATGGATCCTAGAAAAATTGCTCAAGAATTGAACTTAACATTTGATGGATTTCAAGATTACTGTTTGATGTGCGGAACAGATTTCACATCTCGAATCCCAAAGATTGGGCCTGTAAGAGCCCTGAAATTGATTAGATACTACGGTAACGCTTTCGatgttttaaaagctttaaaCGTTGAGGAAAAATACATTATCCCAACAGACTATATCAAGAAGTTTTTGACTGCAAAAAAGCTATTTACCGATTTGCCTTCTAACAATGAGCTATTCAGTTTTATTCACAATATCCCTAAAGAATTTCTACATCTTTCTGATTCGACGTATTTAGATTTAGAGAAGCAGGTGCTTCGTATTTTTAATGTGcaaattgaagaattagATGCAAAAACACCTTGGTACTATCACTACgaattggaaaaagatGTCAAAAGCACGTACGAGTATTGA